Proteins from a genomic interval of Mycolicibacterium grossiae:
- a CDS encoding AAA family ATPase: MKLHRLVLRNYRGIAHREVEFPDRGVVVVSGANEIGKSSMVEALDLLLEAKDRSSKKEVKQVKPTHVDAGAEVTAEISTGPYRFTYFKRYHKRPVTELTVTAPAREQWTGDEAHERVRVILAETVDVRLWEAQRVLQASATVPVDLSGCDALSRALDVAAGQSVTLSGTEPLLVDRIEEEFREYFTAGGKPTGPWLAAVKRRAAAAEAVERCAAEVAEVESAVARHAALTEELAEVTIERSAATRALAAATQAADEVAKVAERLAQARIVARAARDTHVAAVDALAERRRYAAELDGAGAAIDDLETAAHEADCDAVAAQRSHDETVVAATAAVDTVTARQADLDAARSAVEVAARHADAERLAARLAKIDAADRGLRDADAHLAEIRLTERGMRLIERAGIEVEAAEAAADAASARVEVTAQRAVEVTVDGQVVALAEGATWSTSATAATGIDVPGVLSVRIVPGAPAADTGAQLAAKRAALATLLADAGVESISAATELDEHRRDHAALRQRLQATRDALLADAEHGDVATLRRRLTDLRAGLTAGPVPDADAARAALQDATSSHAAAVAECARLRDAVAAASATLTERTAAATHLRANLDAARARVTEVAERLERVRAQVSDDDLVARVHATDRDATVTRDALAGLEAEFAEAAPEAVRAAVDAAAARDRDCRRRHDELSRQLVATTAQLEVYGSEGRHGRLDAALGEQAHAEAEHGRLQRRANAVHTLRTVMTRHRDDARQRYVDPFRTEVERLGRIVFGPDFEVEIDAGLCITYRTLDGCTVPYDSLSGGAKEQLGIVARLAGAALVAKEDGVPVVIDDALGFTDAARLTRMAEVFDAVGGDGQVIVLTCSPDRYADIVGAHRIALTA, encoded by the coding sequence GTGAAGCTGCACCGACTGGTCCTGCGCAACTACCGCGGGATCGCGCACCGCGAGGTCGAGTTCCCCGACCGCGGCGTCGTCGTGGTCAGCGGCGCCAACGAGATCGGCAAGTCCTCGATGGTCGAGGCGCTCGACCTCCTGCTGGAGGCCAAGGACCGCTCCAGCAAGAAGGAGGTCAAGCAGGTCAAGCCCACCCACGTCGACGCCGGCGCGGAGGTGACGGCCGAGATCTCCACGGGCCCCTACCGTTTCACGTACTTCAAGCGCTACCACAAGCGTCCGGTCACCGAACTCACCGTCACCGCCCCGGCGCGGGAACAGTGGACCGGTGACGAGGCGCACGAGCGGGTGCGGGTGATCCTCGCCGAGACCGTCGACGTCCGACTGTGGGAGGCCCAGCGCGTGTTGCAGGCGTCGGCGACGGTGCCGGTCGACCTCTCCGGCTGCGACGCGCTGTCACGCGCACTCGACGTGGCGGCCGGTCAGTCGGTGACGCTGTCGGGTACCGAGCCGCTGCTCGTCGACCGCATCGAGGAGGAGTTCCGCGAGTACTTCACCGCAGGCGGCAAGCCCACCGGCCCGTGGCTGGCCGCGGTCAAGCGCCGCGCCGCCGCGGCGGAGGCCGTCGAGCGCTGCGCGGCGGAGGTCGCCGAGGTCGAGTCCGCGGTCGCCCGGCATGCCGCGCTGACCGAGGAACTGGCCGAGGTGACGATCGAGCGCTCCGCCGCGACGCGTGCCCTCGCCGCGGCGACGCAGGCCGCCGACGAGGTGGCCAAGGTCGCCGAGCGGCTGGCACAGGCGAGGATCGTCGCCCGGGCCGCGCGCGACACGCACGTCGCCGCCGTCGACGCCCTCGCCGAGCGCCGCCGGTACGCCGCCGAGCTGGACGGTGCGGGCGCTGCCATCGACGACCTGGAAACCGCTGCGCACGAGGCAGATTGCGACGCCGTGGCGGCGCAGCGATCCCACGACGAGACGGTTGTGGCGGCGACGGCCGCCGTGGACACGGTCACCGCCCGCCAGGCGGACCTGGACGCCGCGCGGTCGGCGGTCGAGGTCGCAGCCCGCCACGCCGACGCCGAGCGCCTGGCGGCGCGGCTGGCGAAGATCGACGCCGCCGACCGCGGCCTGCGCGACGCCGACGCGCACCTCGCCGAGATCCGCCTCACCGAGCGCGGAATGCGCCTCATCGAGCGCGCCGGGATCGAGGTCGAGGCCGCCGAGGCGGCGGCCGACGCCGCGTCGGCCCGCGTCGAGGTCACCGCGCAGCGCGCCGTCGAGGTCACCGTCGACGGGCAGGTCGTCGCGCTCGCCGAGGGTGCGACGTGGTCGACGAGCGCCACCGCGGCCACCGGGATCGACGTCCCGGGTGTGCTGTCGGTGCGGATCGTGCCGGGCGCGCCCGCCGCTGACACCGGCGCTCAGCTGGCTGCCAAGCGTGCGGCCCTCGCAACGCTGCTGGCCGACGCCGGCGTCGAGAGCATCTCCGCCGCAACGGAACTCGACGAGCACCGTCGCGACCACGCCGCGCTGCGGCAACGGCTGCAGGCAACCCGCGACGCACTGCTCGCCGACGCCGAGCACGGCGACGTCGCCACGCTGCGCCGCCGGCTCACCGACCTGCGGGCCGGCCTGACCGCCGGACCGGTGCCCGACGCCGACGCCGCACGGGCGGCGCTGCAGGACGCCACGTCGTCGCACGCCGCCGCGGTGGCGGAGTGCGCCCGCCTGCGGGATGCCGTCGCCGCGGCGTCCGCCACGCTGACGGAGCGGACCGCCGCAGCCACCCACCTGCGGGCCAACCTGGACGCCGCCCGGGCGCGCGTCACCGAGGTCGCCGAGCGCCTGGAACGGGTGCGGGCGCAGGTGTCCGACGACGACCTGGTGGCGCGGGTGCACGCCACCGATCGGGACGCCACGGTCACGCGGGACGCGCTCGCGGGGTTGGAGGCCGAGTTCGCCGAGGCCGCACCCGAGGCGGTGCGCGCTGCCGTCGACGCCGCCGCCGCGCGTGACCGGGACTGCCGTCGTCGCCATGACGAGCTGTCCCGGCAGCTGGTGGCCACCACCGCGCAGCTCGAGGTGTACGGCAGCGAGGGCCGGCACGGCAGGCTCGACGCGGCCCTGGGCGAACAGGCGCACGCCGAGGCCGAGCACGGCCGCCTGCAGCGCCGCGCCAACGCCGTTCACACGCTGCGCACCGTGATGACGCGGCACCGCGACGACGCCCGGCAGCGCTACGTCGACCCGTTCCGCACCGAGGTGGAACGGTTGGGCCGCATCGTCTTCGGGCCCGACTTCGAGGTCGAGATCGATGCGGGCCTGTGCATCACGTACCGCACGCTCGACGGGTGCACGGTGCCCTACGACTCGCTGTCCGGCGGCGCGAAGGAGCAACTCGGCATCGTCGCGCGGCTGGCGGGTGCGGCGCTGGTCGCCAAGGAGGACGGGGTACCGGTCGTCATCGACGACGCGCTGGGCTTCACCGACGCCGCCCGGCTCACCCGGATGGCCGAGGTGTTCGACGCGGTCGGCGGCGACGGCCAGGTGATCGTCCTGACCTGCAGCCCGGACCGCTACGCCGACATCGTCGGCGCCCACCGCATCGCGCTCACCGCCTGA
- a CDS encoding metallophosphoesterase family protein — MRFVHTADWQLGMTRHFLNDEAQPRYSAARRDVVAAIGPLAAEVGAEFVVVAGDVFEDNHLAPRVISQSLEAMRRIGVPVYLLPGNHDPLDAGSVYTSALFLAEKPDNVVVLDRAGVHPVRPGLEIVAAPWRSKAPTSDLVGDVLAGLTADGVTRIVVGHGGVDVFQPDRDKASFIRLAAVEDALARGAVHYVALGDKHSRTEVGGTGRVWYSGAPEVTNYDHVEGDPGHVLVVDLDEADPDRTVTVTARKLGTWRFLSLRHTVDTSRDVTDLDLNLDLLPDKDRTVVQLGLNGTLTVTDKAALDACLDKHARRFAALSVWDSQTDVVVVPADGEFDDLGIGGFAASAVDELVATAKGEDERSEDARAALALLLRLVDRGAA; from the coding sequence ATGCGCTTCGTGCACACCGCCGATTGGCAGCTCGGGATGACTCGGCACTTCCTCAACGACGAGGCGCAGCCGCGGTATTCGGCGGCGCGCCGCGACGTGGTGGCGGCCATCGGGCCGCTCGCGGCGGAGGTCGGCGCCGAGTTCGTGGTGGTCGCCGGGGACGTGTTCGAGGACAACCACCTCGCGCCGCGGGTGATCAGCCAGTCGCTGGAGGCGATGCGGCGCATCGGCGTTCCGGTGTACCTGCTGCCGGGCAACCACGATCCGCTGGACGCCGGTTCGGTCTACACCAGCGCGCTGTTCCTCGCCGAGAAGCCGGACAACGTCGTGGTGCTCGACCGGGCCGGCGTGCACCCGGTGCGCCCCGGGCTCGAGATCGTCGCGGCGCCATGGCGTTCCAAGGCGCCGACCAGCGACCTGGTGGGTGACGTGCTTGCCGGTCTGACCGCCGACGGCGTCACCCGCATCGTCGTCGGGCACGGCGGCGTCGACGTGTTCCAGCCCGACCGGGACAAGGCGTCGTTCATCCGGCTCGCCGCGGTGGAGGATGCCCTGGCCCGTGGCGCCGTGCACTACGTGGCGTTGGGCGACAAGCACTCTCGCACCGAGGTGGGGGGCACGGGCCGGGTGTGGTACTCCGGTGCGCCGGAGGTCACCAACTACGACCACGTCGAGGGCGACCCCGGCCACGTGCTGGTGGTCGACCTCGACGAGGCCGACCCGGACCGCACGGTGACGGTCACCGCCCGCAAGCTGGGCACCTGGCGGTTCCTGTCGCTGCGGCACACCGTCGACACCAGCCGCGACGTCACCGACCTCGACCTCAACCTGGACCTGCTGCCGGACAAGGACCGCACGGTGGTGCAGCTCGGCCTGAACGGCACGTTGACGGTCACCGACAAGGCCGCGCTCGACGCGTGTCTGGACAAGCACGCCCGCCGGTTCGCGGCGCTGTCGGTGTGGGACAGCCAGACCGACGTCGTGGTGGTACCCGCCGACGGCGAGTTCGACGACCTCGGCATCGGCGGCTTCGCGGCGTCGGCGGTCGACGAACTCGTCGCGACCGCCAAGGGCGAGGACGAGCGCTCCGAGGACGCGCGGGCCGCGCTCGCCCTGCTGCTGCGCCTGGTCGATCGGGGGGCCGCGTGA
- a CDS encoding PepSY-associated TM helix domain-containing protein: MSTPPTEDTQGPPTTHPAPGRSAAGPTHRGAVPLLRRLHFYAGVLVAPFILVAAVTGGLYALAPTVERVVYRDLLVVEPAGDPLPLTAQAAAARAAHPDLAMAGARPAAGPEDSTRVLFTDPALGEDVQRAVFVDPYTGRVLGDEPTWLGYLPVSTWLDGLHRHLNLGEPGRVYSELAASWLWVVALGGLALWWARRRSDRRRGRPGRLFTVDQAGRGRSRTLNWHGAVGVWILPMLLFLSATGITWSTYAGATVSELRAHFAWERPALTTTLTGPAPDGGGHPGHEAHGQQAGHGRQAGHDGGAPAEDGVDLDRVVAAAAAAGVAAPLEVTLPTQPGHAVGVTETDAPYRLTTDAAAIDPVTGAVTSVVDYDRDYSMVAKLADWGIRMHMGFLFGWLNQLLLFVVAAALVTVVVRGYRMWWQRRPTRGSAWAVGRPPLRGVLRRTRPAVTAVVVLAALAVGWFLPVLGVSLVAFVVVDVALGRVAALRTR; the protein is encoded by the coding sequence ATGTCGACCCCACCCACCGAGGACACCCAGGGTCCTCCCACCACGCACCCGGCGCCCGGACGGTCCGCCGCCGGGCCGACGCACCGCGGCGCCGTGCCGCTGCTGCGGCGGCTGCACTTCTACGCGGGCGTGCTCGTCGCGCCCTTCATCCTCGTCGCCGCCGTCACCGGCGGCCTCTACGCGCTCGCACCCACCGTGGAACGGGTCGTGTACCGCGATCTGCTCGTCGTCGAGCCGGCCGGGGACCCGCTGCCCCTGACGGCGCAGGCCGCTGCGGCGCGCGCCGCTCATCCCGACCTCGCGATGGCCGGCGCGCGGCCGGCGGCCGGGCCGGAGGACTCGACGCGCGTTCTCTTCACCGATCCGGCGCTCGGCGAGGACGTCCAACGCGCCGTGTTCGTCGATCCCTACACCGGCCGGGTCCTCGGCGACGAGCCGACGTGGCTGGGCTACCTGCCGGTGAGCACCTGGCTGGACGGTCTGCACCGGCACCTCAACCTGGGCGAGCCGGGCCGGGTGTACAGCGAACTCGCGGCGTCCTGGCTGTGGGTGGTGGCGCTCGGCGGGCTCGCCCTGTGGTGGGCGCGGCGGCGCTCGGACCGGCGGCGCGGCAGGCCCGGTCGCCTGTTCACCGTCGACCAGGCCGGACGCGGCCGCAGCCGCACCCTGAACTGGCACGGTGCGGTCGGCGTGTGGATCCTGCCGATGCTGCTGTTCCTGTCGGCGACCGGCATCACGTGGTCCACCTACGCGGGGGCGACGGTGTCCGAGCTGCGGGCGCACTTCGCGTGGGAGCGGCCCGCGCTGACGACGACGCTGACCGGGCCCGCGCCGGACGGCGGGGGACACCCGGGCCACGAAGCGCACGGCCAGCAGGCGGGGCACGGCCGGCAGGCGGGCCACGACGGCGGTGCGCCGGCCGAGGACGGCGTCGACCTCGATCGGGTCGTGGCTGCGGCCGCCGCAGCCGGCGTGGCGGCGCCGCTGGAGGTCACGCTGCCCACCCAGCCCGGGCACGCCGTCGGCGTCACCGAGACCGACGCGCCCTACCGGCTGACCACCGACGCCGCCGCGATCGACCCGGTCACCGGCGCGGTCACCAGCGTGGTCGACTACGACCGGGACTACTCGATGGTCGCCAAGCTCGCCGACTGGGGCATCCGCATGCACATGGGCTTCCTGTTCGGCTGGCTCAATCAACTCCTGCTGTTCGTCGTCGCGGCCGCGCTGGTGACGGTCGTCGTGCGCGGCTACCGGATGTGGTGGCAGCGCCGTCCGACCCGGGGTTCGGCGTGGGCCGTCGGGCGGCCACCGCTGCGCGGCGTGCTGCGTCGCACCCGTCCGGCGGTCACCGCGGTCGTGGTGCTCGCCGCGCTCGCCGTCGGTTGGTTCCTCCCCGTGCTGGGGGTCAGCCTGGTCGCGTTCGTGGTGGTCGACGTCGCGCTCGGCCGGGTCGCGGCGCTGCGCACGCGCTGA
- a CDS encoding SixA phosphatase family protein gives MRHAKSGYPDGVADHDRPLAERGVREAPLAGAWLRSHVDVVDAVLCSTATRTRQTLARTGIEAPVQYLDALYDATPGTVLAAINGVADDVTTLLVVGHEPTTSSLALALAGPGSDAAAVGEIEAKFPTSALAVLRTDATWDALELGAATLVAFHIPR, from the coding sequence ATGCGGCACGCGAAGTCGGGCTACCCGGACGGCGTCGCCGACCACGACCGGCCGCTGGCGGAGCGGGGCGTCCGGGAGGCGCCGCTGGCCGGCGCGTGGCTACGGTCGCACGTCGACGTCGTCGACGCCGTGCTGTGTTCGACGGCCACCCGCACGCGCCAGACACTCGCCCGCACCGGCATCGAGGCGCCGGTGCAGTACCTCGACGCGCTGTACGACGCCACGCCCGGCACGGTCCTCGCCGCGATCAACGGCGTCGCCGACGACGTCACCACGCTGCTCGTCGTCGGTCACGAGCCGACGACGTCGAGCTTGGCGCTCGCACTGGCCGGTCCGGGCAGCGACGCCGCGGCCGTCGGTGAGATCGAGGCGAAGTTCCCCACCTCGGCGCTCGCGGTGCTGCGCACCGACGCGACGTGGGACGCGCTCGAGTTGGGCGCGGCGACGCTCGTCGCCTTCCACATTCCTCGCTGA
- a CDS encoding DUF3558 domain-containing protein codes for MTRLGAVLAALTVLVGVSGCTRSVEGSAVRAGAGGTERNDDSQRQYPNLLKECDVLTQDILAETVGADPLDIQSTFVGAICRWQALNPAGLVDITRFWFEQGSLDNERQVAQQLKYQIENRAVNGVPSIVMKPNDPNGACGVASDAAGVVGWWVNPQAPGIDACGMALKLMELTLNTNS; via the coding sequence CTGACCCGGCTCGGCGCCGTGCTCGCCGCGCTGACCGTGCTGGTCGGCGTGTCGGGGTGCACCCGGTCGGTCGAGGGGTCGGCGGTTCGCGCCGGCGCGGGCGGCACCGAACGCAACGACGACTCCCAGCGTCAGTACCCCAACCTGCTCAAGGAGTGCGACGTCCTGACCCAGGACATCCTCGCCGAGACGGTGGGCGCCGACCCGCTGGACATCCAGAGCACGTTCGTCGGTGCGATTTGCCGCTGGCAGGCGCTCAACCCGGCCGGCCTCGTCGACATCACGCGGTTCTGGTTCGAGCAGGGCAGCCTCGACAACGAGCGCCAGGTCGCGCAGCAGCTGAAGTATCAGATCGAGAACCGGGCGGTGAACGGCGTGCCGTCCATCGTGATGAAGCCCAACGACCCGAACGGCGCGTGCGGCGTCGCGAGCGACGCGGCGGGCGTGGTCGGCTGGTGGGTCAACCCGCAGGCGCCCGGCATCGACGCGTGCGGCATGGCGCTCAAGCTGATGGAGCTGACGCTCAACACCAACAGCTAG
- a CDS encoding DUF3558 domain-containing protein: MAAALAALIPAAAACSGDDQPAGPSVPSSAAPSAAAKHGPFFPECGGISDQAIGQITQLPNLVNTAKTSAGCQWLAGGSVLGPHISFSWFRGSPIGRERKTEELSRTSVEDLNVEGHEGFIALSDDPTLGVSLCETGIQFDDDFIEWSVSYAQKPFPDACEVAKELTRQSIVNAK; encoded by the coding sequence CTGGCTGCGGCCCTCGCCGCGCTCATCCCCGCGGCAGCGGCGTGCTCCGGCGACGACCAGCCGGCCGGTCCCAGCGTGCCGTCGTCGGCCGCGCCCAGCGCCGCCGCCAAGCACGGTCCGTTCTTCCCGGAGTGCGGCGGGATCAGCGATCAGGCGATCGGTCAGATCACCCAGCTGCCCAACCTCGTCAACACGGCGAAGACGTCGGCGGGCTGCCAGTGGCTGGCCGGCGGCAGCGTGCTTGGCCCGCACATCTCCTTCTCCTGGTTCCGGGGGAGCCCGATCGGACGCGAACGGAAGACCGAGGAATTGTCGAGGACGAGCGTGGAGGACCTCAACGTCGAGGGGCACGAGGGCTTCATCGCCCTGAGCGACGATCCGACGCTGGGCGTCAGCTTGTGCGAGACCGGCATCCAGTTCGACGACGACTTCATCGAGTGGTCGGTCAGCTACGCGCAGAAGCCCTTCCCGGATGCGTGTGAGGTCGCCAAGGAACTCACCCGCCAGTCGATCGTGAACGCCAAGTGA
- a CDS encoding ABC transporter ATP-binding protein, whose translation MLWALVRRFVQPYRGLLTVVAALQVVSTVASLYLPTINAAIIDDGVAVGNTGLIVELGAVMLGVTALQVVCAVGAVFFGSRAGMGFGRDLRSAIFHHVTGLSAEETSRFGKASLLTRTTNDVQQIQVLVQLTCTTLVTAPITSVGGIAMALHLDAGLSWLLLVSLPVLAGANYLIVARLLPLFRALQGLIDGINRVLREQLSGIRVVRAFAREPVEIARFAAANQTLSNTALEVGRWQALMLPVTTLVINVSSVALIWFGGARIDAGQMQVGALIAFLSYFMQILMSVLMVTFVLAILPRASVCAERITEVLSTTAAIASPASPRCPATRSGRVELDGVAFRHPGADRPVLQNVSFTAEPGTTTAIVGSTGSGKSTLVSLICRLFDVTDGAVRLDGVDVRDYDTEVLWSSLGLVPQRGYLFSGTVADNLRYGKDDATAEEMWDALRVAAAADFVAAHPEGLAMPVAQGGINLSGGQRQRLAIARAVIRRPLVYLFDDAFSALDVRTDARVREALAEVSADATVLVVSQRVSTISSAEKIVVLDDGVVVGVGTHASLLARCEVYAEIVDSQSTGAAAGDVR comes from the coding sequence ATGCTCTGGGCGCTGGTGCGGCGGTTCGTGCAGCCCTACCGGGGCCTGCTCACCGTCGTCGCGGCGCTGCAGGTGGTGAGCACCGTGGCGTCGCTGTACCTGCCGACCATCAACGCGGCGATCATCGACGACGGCGTCGCCGTCGGGAACACCGGCCTGATCGTCGAACTGGGCGCGGTGATGCTCGGCGTCACGGCCCTGCAGGTTGTGTGCGCCGTCGGGGCGGTGTTCTTCGGCTCGCGGGCCGGAATGGGTTTCGGCCGCGACCTGCGCTCGGCGATCTTCCACCACGTCACCGGACTCTCGGCCGAGGAGACGTCCCGCTTCGGCAAGGCCTCGCTGCTCACCAGGACCACCAACGACGTCCAGCAGATCCAGGTGCTGGTGCAGCTGACGTGCACGACGCTGGTCACCGCCCCCATCACCAGCGTCGGCGGCATCGCCATGGCGCTGCACCTCGACGCCGGGCTGTCCTGGCTCCTGCTGGTCAGCCTGCCCGTCCTGGCGGGGGCCAACTACCTGATCGTCGCCCGGCTGCTGCCGCTGTTCCGCGCCCTGCAGGGACTCATCGACGGCATCAACCGGGTACTGCGCGAACAACTCTCGGGCATCCGAGTGGTCCGCGCGTTCGCCCGCGAGCCGGTGGAGATCGCTCGCTTCGCCGCGGCGAACCAGACGCTGTCGAACACCGCGCTCGAGGTCGGCCGGTGGCAGGCGCTCATGCTGCCGGTCACGACACTCGTCATCAACGTCTCCAGCGTCGCGCTCATCTGGTTCGGTGGCGCGCGCATCGACGCCGGGCAGATGCAGGTCGGCGCACTGATCGCGTTCCTCTCCTACTTCATGCAGATCCTGATGTCGGTCCTGATGGTCACGTTCGTGCTGGCGATCCTGCCGCGTGCGTCGGTGTGCGCCGAGCGCATCACCGAGGTGCTCTCCACGACGGCGGCGATCGCCAGCCCCGCCTCGCCGCGGTGCCCGGCGACGCGGTCCGGCCGGGTCGAGCTGGACGGTGTCGCGTTCCGCCATCCCGGCGCGGATCGGCCGGTGCTGCAAAACGTCTCGTTCACGGCGGAGCCCGGCACCACCACCGCGATCGTCGGATCGACCGGGTCGGGCAAGTCGACGCTGGTGTCGCTGATATGCCGCCTCTTCGACGTGACCGACGGCGCCGTGCGGCTCGACGGAGTCGACGTGCGCGATTACGACACCGAGGTGCTGTGGTCGTCGCTCGGCCTGGTGCCGCAACGCGGCTACCTGTTCTCCGGGACCGTTGCGGACAACCTGCGCTACGGCAAGGACGATGCCACCGCTGAGGAGATGTGGGACGCGCTGCGGGTCGCCGCTGCCGCCGACTTCGTCGCCGCCCATCCCGAGGGGCTCGCGATGCCCGTCGCGCAGGGCGGCATCAACCTCTCCGGCGGACAGCGGCAGCGGCTGGCGATCGCCCGCGCGGTGATCCGCCGGCCGCTGGTGTACCTGTTCGACGACGCGTTCTCCGCGCTCGACGTGCGAACCGACGCCCGGGTGCGCGAGGCGCTGGCCGAGGTGTCGGCCGACGCGACGGTGCTGGTGGTCTCGCAGCGCGTCTCCACGATCAGCAGCGCCGAGAAGATCGTGGTGCTCGACGACGGCGTCGTCGTGGGCGTCGGCACGCACGCGTCGCTGCTGGCACGCTGCGAGGTGTACGCCGAGATCGTCGACTCCCAGTCCACCGGCGCCGCGGCCGGAGACGTCCGGTGA
- a CDS encoding ABC transporter ATP-binding protein, producing MRAMQLPPERTRDFRGTAVRLVKRLTPQRVTTAAVLLLGVAGIAIGVIGPRVLGHATDLLFNGVIGRQLPAGLTKEQAVEAARARGDGTFADLLSGMDVVPGRGVDVDAVGRTLLLALGLYLVAALLVWLQARLLNVTVQRTMVALRADVEAKVHRLPLSYFDTRQRGEVLSRVTNDVDNIGSSLSMTIAQLLTSVLTVVAVLVMMLTISPLLTGITVLVVPLSLWATRTVARRSQRAFVAQWRNTGRLNAHIEETYSGFTVVKTFGHRALAEERFRDLNDDVYQASFGAQFLSGLVSPVTTFIGNVSYVAVAVVGGLQVAGGQITLGSIQAFIQYVRQFNQPLTQVAAMYNTMQSGIASAERVFDLLDADEEPADPPAGAVAADRGPGRVEFVGVGFGYRPGTPVLHDLSLVAEPGDTVAIVGPTGAGKTTLVNLLMRFYDVDAGRILIDGVDITTMSRHALRSQIGMVLQDTWLFGGTIYDNIAYGRPDASEDEVLAAARAAHVDPFVRTLPDGYATVIDDDGGNVSAGEKQLITIARAILARPRLLILDEATSSVDTRTESLVQQATAELRRDRTSFIIAHRLSTVRDADAILVMEAGRIVERGTHAELLARRGEYWHMTQT from the coding sequence ATGCGCGCGATGCAGCTCCCGCCGGAGCGCACCCGCGACTTCCGCGGCACCGCCGTCCGCCTGGTGAAACGGCTGACGCCGCAACGGGTTACGACGGCGGCGGTGTTGCTGCTCGGCGTCGCGGGCATCGCGATCGGCGTGATCGGGCCCCGGGTCCTCGGCCATGCCACCGATCTGTTGTTCAACGGCGTCATCGGACGCCAATTGCCGGCCGGCCTCACCAAGGAGCAGGCCGTCGAGGCGGCGCGGGCGCGCGGCGACGGCACGTTCGCCGACCTGCTATCCGGGATGGACGTGGTCCCCGGCCGGGGAGTCGACGTCGACGCCGTGGGCCGCACGCTGCTGCTGGCGCTGGGTCTCTACCTGGTGGCCGCCCTGCTCGTCTGGCTGCAGGCGCGGCTGCTCAACGTCACCGTGCAACGCACCATGGTGGCGCTGCGTGCCGACGTGGAGGCCAAGGTGCACCGGCTTCCGTTGTCGTACTTCGACACCCGGCAGCGCGGCGAGGTCCTCAGCCGGGTGACCAACGACGTCGACAACATCGGGTCGTCGCTGTCGATGACCATCGCCCAGCTGCTGACGTCCGTGCTGACCGTGGTGGCGGTGCTGGTGATGATGCTGACCATCTCGCCGCTGCTGACCGGGATCACCGTGCTGGTGGTGCCGCTGTCGCTGTGGGCCACCCGGACCGTCGCGCGCCGCTCGCAGCGCGCCTTCGTCGCGCAGTGGCGCAACACCGGCCGGCTCAACGCCCACATCGAGGAGACCTACAGCGGGTTCACGGTGGTGAAGACCTTCGGTCACCGCGCACTGGCCGAAGAACGGTTCCGCGACCTCAACGACGACGTCTATCAGGCGAGCTTCGGCGCCCAGTTCCTGTCCGGGCTGGTGTCGCCGGTGACGACGTTCATCGGCAACGTCAGCTACGTCGCGGTCGCGGTGGTCGGCGGGCTGCAGGTGGCCGGCGGCCAGATCACGCTGGGCAGCATCCAGGCATTCATCCAGTACGTCCGCCAGTTCAACCAGCCGCTGACGCAGGTCGCCGCGATGTACAACACGATGCAGTCCGGCATCGCCAGCGCCGAGCGCGTCTTCGACCTGCTCGACGCCGACGAGGAGCCCGCCGACCCGCCCGCGGGCGCGGTGGCCGCCGACCGCGGCCCCGGTCGCGTCGAGTTCGTCGGCGTGGGTTTCGGCTACCGCCCGGGCACGCCGGTGCTCCACGACCTGTCGCTGGTCGCGGAGCCGGGTGACACCGTCGCGATCGTTGGGCCGACCGGCGCCGGCAAGACGACGCTGGTGAACCTGCTCATGCGGTTCTACGACGTCGACGCCGGCCGCATCCTCATCGACGGCGTCGACATCACCACGATGAGCCGCCACGCACTGCGCTCCCAGATCGGCATGGTGCTGCAGGACACCTGGCTGTTCGGCGGCACGATCTACGACAACATCGCCTACGGCAGGCCGGACGCCTCCGAGGACGAGGTGCTCGCCGCGGCGCGCGCCGCGCACGTCGACCCCTTCGTCCGGACGCTGCCCGACGGCTACGCCACGGTGATCGACGACGACGGCGGCAACGTCAGCGCCGGCGAGAAGCAGCTGATCACCATCGCCCGGGCGATCCTGGCACGCCCGCGGCTGCTGATCCTCGACGAGGCGACCAGCTCGGTGGACACCCGCACCGAGTCCCTCGTGCAGCAGGCCACCGCGGAGCTGCGCCGCGACCGCACCAGCTTCATCATCGCCCACCGGCTCTCGACCGTGCGCGACGCCGACGCGATCCTGGTGATGGAGGCCGGCCGGATCGTCGAACGCGGCACGCACGCCGAGCTGCTCGCCCGCCGCGGCGAGTACTGGCACATGACCCAAACCTGA